In Zingiber officinale cultivar Zhangliang chromosome 8B, Zo_v1.1, whole genome shotgun sequence, a single genomic region encodes these proteins:
- the LOC122013928 gene encoding transcriptional corepressor SEUSS-like codes for MVPPGSSNSIGGAQSVNPSLLRSNSGLLGGSQSASVPSQSPFSSLVSPRTQLNSNSLLGNVTNIPPLSNSFGNGGPIGGLSSAPTSVQQRAGFGAVDTVGSAELNPMPFTSSSGQGQGQQQCFQNLSTNQLGANQPQAKMDAMQNFQQQISLPQNQQQLLRGGLSNVGHMVPVKMEPQMGPVKLEPVKLEPQMGPNNQIGSSQQLQTLCGIGAVKMEPQQLQSLRSLGTVKMENQHSDTSMFLQHQQQQQILQLSRQNTQVAAAAAQMNYLQQQRILQLQKQQQQQRQQQQQRQQQQQQQQQQQQQQQQQQQQQIVKNLSQQRNHERALTLYLLRRSLCGSLQGSENGQRGGDEEAAFRQPSIQAQDPASVASTNLVTVYLCSGGGAASPLDGALFLELNATQRKLADSQVELVQLQNRLATASGLLENLLGAQRHGDRGREEEEDWPEELKLAVGPHKLPLGRSGNLGTDELFPAMGSACRRFREELTRYMTYEVGKQCPSDAAFAQRLMLKGCEPLPRRRCHPPYPKG; via the exons ATGGTGCCACCAGGGTCTTCGAATTCCATTGGCGGGGCTCAGTCTGTTAACCCCTCCCTTCTCCGTTCAAATTCTGGCTTGCTTGGAGGATCCCAGTCAGCTTCAGTCCCATCTcagtctcctttctcttctctggtCTCCCCTCGGACCCAGTTAAACAGTAACAGCTTGCTTGGTAATGTAACAAATATCCCACCACTTAGCAATTCATTCGGGAATGGAGGGCCTATTGGTGGACTTTCTTCAGCACCAACGAGTGTCCAGCAGCGTGCTGGATTTGGTGCTGTTGATACAGTTGGCTCAGCCGAGCTTAATCCTATGCCATTCACATCTTCGTCAGGTCAAGGACAGGGACAACAACAATGTTTCCAAAACCTTTCAACCAACCAACTTGGTGCAAATCAACCGCAGGCTAAAATGGATGCAATGCAGAATTTCCAGCAGCAGATCTCTCTTCCTCAAAATCAGCAGCAGCTTCTTCGGGGAGGATTGAGTAATGTGGGTCACATGGTGCCTGTTAAGATGGAGCCACAGATGGGGCCTGTTAAGTTGGAGCCTGTTAAATTGGAGCCTCAAATGGGACCTAATAATCAGATTGGGTCATCACAACAATTACAGACATTATGTGGCATTGGTGCAGTAAAAATGGAGCCGCAACAATTACAATCCCTGAGAAGCTTAGGCACTGTTAAAATGGAAAATCAACATTCAGATACATCAATGTTTCTGCAacatcagcagcagcagcagattTTGCAGCTATCAAGGCAGAACACTCAGGTTGCTGCAGCAGCTGCACAAATGAATTACTTGCAGCAACAAAGGATTTTGCAGTTGCAGAAACAGCAACAACAGCAGCGGCAGCAACAGCAGCAGCGGCagcaacagcagcagcagcagcagcagcagcagcaacaacaacaacaacaacaacaacaacaaattgTTAAGAACCTCTCTCAGCAACGAA ATCACGAACGAGCATTAACTCTATATTTACTCCGGCGATCTCTTTGCGGATCGTTGCAGGGCTCCGAGAATGGGCAGCGAGGAGGAGACGAAGAAGCGGCTTTCCGTCAACCTTCCATCCAAGCTCAAGATCCTGCTTCTGTGGCGTCGACCAATTTGGTCACCGTCTACCTCTGCTCCGGCGGAGGCGCCGCCAGCCCGCTCGACGGCGCTCTGTTCCTGGAGCTCAACGCGACGCAGCGGAAACTCGCGGATAGCCAAGTAGAGCTGGTGCAGCTCCAGAATCGGCTCGCCACCGCGAGCGGCCTCCTCGAGAACCTCCTCGGCGCCCAACGGCACGGAGATCGGgggagggaggaggaggaggattggCCGGAGGAACTGAAGCTGGCCGTGGGCCCTCACAAGCTTCCTCTGGGTCGTAGCGGAAACCTCGGCACTGACGAGCTGTTCCCGGCGATGGGCTCTGCCTGCCGGCGGTTCCGAGAGGAGCTGACCCGGTACATGACGTACGAGGTGGGGAAGCAGTGCCCCTCCGACGCCGCCTTTGCGCAGCGCCTGATGCTGAAGGGCTGCGAGCCGCTTCCGCGGCGGCGCTGCCACCCGCCGTATCCGAAGGGGTAA
- the LOC122016349 gene encoding probable methyltransferase At1g29790 produces MGEFPPKWETIFYPLLILCVRHYRYVEPAALPESLWTTPADTSVVWDAYTCKNYSCLVQRGRTKGSNADCNDCFDLEGREKSRWLADGEGLDFGMDAVLAARPEGTVRLGLDIGGGSGTFAARMRERGVTVVSTTMDFDGPFNSFIAARGLVALHLTVAHRLPFYDRTLDIVHSMHVLSNWIPDAVLEFALFDIYRVLRPGGLFWLDHFFCSGDQLDATYGPMIGRIGFSKLRWVTGRKLDRGVEKNEWYLSALLEKPLTFSI; encoded by the coding sequence ATGGGTGAATTTCCCCCCAAATGGGAGACTATTTTTTATCCCCTGTTAATCCTCTGTGTCCGCCATTACAGGTATGTGGAACCGGCGGCGCTTCCGGAGAGCCTATGGACGACGCCGGCGGACACCAGTGTGGTGTGGGACGCCTACACCTGCAAGAACTACTCATGCCTGGTGCAGAGAGGGCGGACGAAGGGCTCGAACGCCGACTGCAACGATTGCTTCGACCTTGAAGGGCGGGAGAAATCCCGGTGGCTGGCGGACGGCGAGGGGTTGGACTTCGGGATGGACGCGGTGCTGGCGGCGCGGCCGGAGGGGACGGTGCGGTTAGGGCTGGACATCGGCGGGGGGAGCGGGACATTCGCGGCGAGGATGAGGGAGCGGGGCGTCACCGTGGTATCGACCACCATGGACTTCGACGGGCCGTTCAACAGCTTCATCGCCGCCCGTGGGCTGGTGGCGCTCCACCTCACCGTAGCGCACCGCCTGCCGTTCTACGACCGCACGCTCGACATCGTCCACTCCATGCACGTCCTCAGCAACTGGATCCCCGACGCCGTCCTCGAGTTCGCGCTCTTCGACATCTACCGGGTGCTGCGTCCCGGCGGCCTCTTTTGGCTCGACCACTTCTTCTGCTCCGGCGATCAGCTCGACGCCACGTACGGGCCGATGATAGGCCGGATCGGGTTCAGCAAGCTCCGGTGGGTGACTGGTCGGAAGCTCGACCGCGGCGTGGAGAAGAACGAGTGGTACCTCTCTGCTCTGCTGGAGAAGCCGTTGACTTTTTCAATCTAG
- the LOC122017734 gene encoding probable methyltransferase At1g29790 codes for YPLLILCFRHYRYVEPAALPESLWTTPADTSVVWDAYTCKNYSCLVQRGRTKGSNADCNDCFDLEGREKSRWLADGEGLDFGMDAVLAARPEGTVRLGLDIGGGSGTFAARMRERGVTVVSTTMDFDGPFNSFIAARGLVALHLTVAHRLPFYDRTLDIVHSMHVLSNWIPDAVLEFALFDVYRVLRPGGLFWLDHFFCSGDQLDATYGPMIGRIGFSKLRWVTGRKLDRGVEKNEWYLSALLEKPLTFTI; via the coding sequence TATCCCCTGTTAATCCTCTGTTTCCGCCATTACAGGTATGTGGAACCGGCGGCGCTTCCGGAGAGCCTATGGACGACGCCGGCGGACACCAGTGTGGTGTGGGACGCCTACACCTGCAAGAACTACTCGTGCCTGGTGCAGAGAGGGCGGACGAAGGGCTCGAACGCCGACTGCAACGATTGCTTCGACCTTGAAGGGCGGGAGAAATCCCGGTGGCTGGCGGACGGCGAGGGGTTGGACTTCGGGATGGACGCGGTGCTGGCGGCGCGGCCGGAGGGGACGGTGCGGTTAGGGCTGGACATCGGCGGGGGGAGCGGGACATTCGCGGCGAGGATGAGGGAGCGGGGCGTCACCGTGGTATCGACCACCATGGACTTCGATGGGCCGTTCAACAGCTTCATCGCCGCCCGTGGGCTGGTGGCGCTCCACCTCACCGTAGCGCACCGCCTGCCGTTCTACGACCGCACGCTCGACATCGTCCACTCCATGCACGTCCTCAGCAACTGGATCCCCGACGCCGTCCTCGAGTTCGCGCTCTTCGACGTCTACCGGGTGCTGCGTCCCGGCGGCCTCTTTTGGCTCGACCACTTCTTCTGCTCCGGCGATCAGCTTGACGCCACGTACGGGCCGATGATAGGCCGGATCGGGTTCAGCAAGCTCCGGTGGGTGACTGGTCGGAAGCTCGACCGCGGCGTGGAGAAGAACGAGTGGTACCTCTCTGCTCTGCTGGAGAAGCCGTTGACTTTTACAATCTAG
- the LOC122016348 gene encoding pentatricopeptide repeat-containing protein At4g38010, whose amino-acid sequence MSVASGQALHAALLRLLRRPRSSRRCFQRIHALLLTSGLTVDSFAAADLAALLPACLPPPAAFATINHIHRIRRYRFPLLFNSLISGYARSDRPNLGIAVYKTMLADGIFPDHYTFPVVLKSCIEFSGVAEAKQIHGASVKLCFASDLFVQNALVHVYAICREYDDARVLFDEMPLRDVVSWTGLISAYVKGGLYREALQLFSSMDVARNAATFVSILVACGRFGDLNGGQMVHALVLKHECGLNLVAGNALLDMYLKCESLAEAKQIFDELPERDIVSWTSFISGLVQCKQPEQAIDMFASMRASGVEPDNVTLSSVLSACASLGSLCSGRWVHEYIHRNGIKWDVHLGTALVDMYAKCGCLDIALNTFSEMPFKNVSSWNAVIGALAMHGHGREALGYFEQMVGIGMNPNEVTFLAILSACSHSGLVEEGRCSFNLMTESYNLPPWIEHYGCMVDLLGRTGLLEEAYKLIQTMPMRPDVHIWGALLGACKAHGNQDLLQEILNHLLKLEPHETGVYVLLSNAYAARGRWADVTRVRKLMRQKGIKKETGISIVEVDGEAHKFVVGELQNLQEDILVASYTLDKLLQLDDL is encoded by the coding sequence ATGAGCGTCGCCTCCGGCCAAGCTCTCCACGCTGCCCTCCTCCGCCTCCTCCGCCGCCCGCGGTCTTCTCGCCGTTGCTTCCAACGGATTCACGCCCTCCTCCTCACCTCCGGCCTCACGGTTGACTCGTTCGCCGCTGCTGACCTCGCCGCGCTCCTCCCCGCCTGCCTCCCTCCCCCCGCCGCCTTCGCCACCATCAACCATATCCACCGCATCCGCCGCTACCGCTTCCCGCTCCTCTTCAACTCGCTCATCTCCGGCTACGCCCGGAGCGACCGCCCCAACCTCGGGATCGCCGTCTACAAGACCATGCTGGCCGACGGCATTTTCCCCGATCACTACACCTTCCCCGTCGTCCTGAAATCTTGCATCGAGTTTTCCGGTGTCGCCGAAGCCAAGCAGATCCATGGAGCCTCGGTTAAACTCTGCTTCGCCTCCGATCTGTTCGTCCAGAATGCGCTCGTCCATGTCTATGCAATTTGCAGGGAGTACGATGATGCACGGGTTTTGTTCGACGAAATGCCCCTCAGAGATGTTGTATCCTGGACAGGCTTGATCTCCGCCTATGTAAAAGGCGGGCTGTACAGAGAGGCGTTGCAACTCTTTTCCTCCATGGATGTTGCGCGGAACGCAGCGACTTTCGTTAGCATCCTCGTCGCTTGCGGGAGATTTGGGGACCTGAACGGGGGTCAGATGGTACATGCACTGGTGTTGAAGCATGAATGCGGGTTAAATTTGGTTGCTGGAAATGCACTCCTGGATATGTATTTGAAGTGCGAAAGTTTAGCCGAAGCCAAACAGATCTTCGATGAGCTTCCCGAGCGAGACATAGTATCGTGGACAAGCTTCATCAGCGGTTTAGTGCAATGCAAGCAGCCCGAGCAAGCGATTGATATGTTTGCTTCAATGCGGGCCTCTGGAGTCGAACCAGATAATGTCACTTTATCGAGTGTTCTATCAGCTTGTGCGAGTTTGGGATCATTGTGTTCCGGAAGATGGGTGCATGAGTATATACATCGGAATGGCATTAAATGGGATGTTCATCTAGGGACTGCATTGGTTGACATGTATGCGAAGTGTGGATGCCTGGATATCGCATTGAATACCTTTTCTGAAATGCCCTTCAAGAATGTTTCTTCGTGGAACGCAGTGATCGGTGCTCTAGCTATGCATGGGCATGGTAGAGAAGCTCTTGGCTATTTTGAGCAGATGGTAGGAATTGGCATGAATCCAAATGAGGTGACCTTCTTAGCCATTTTAAGTGCTTGCTCTCATTCTGGATTGGTAGAAGAAGGCCGTTGTTCGTTTAATCTTATGACCGAGTCCTACAATCTTCCTCCATGGATAGAACACTATGGTTGCATGGTCGATTTGCTTGGAAGAACAGGGCTACTCGAGGAGGCTTACAAACTTATTCAAACCATGCCAATGAGACCAGACGTGCATATCTGGGGAGCTTTATTGGGTGCTTGTAAAGCTCATGGAAATCAAGATCTTCTGCAAGAGATTCTAAACCATCTTCTCAAGCTGGAGCCACATGAAACTGGGGTATACGTGCTCTTATCGAACGCATATGCTGCAAGAGGTAGATGGGCAGATGTAACAAGAGTGAGAAAACTAATGAGGCAGAAGGGTATAAAGAAAGAAACAGGAATCAGTATCGTGGAGGTTGATGGTGAAGCCCACAAGTTTGTAGTTGGAGAGTTACAAAACCTACAGGAGGACATTTTGGTAGCTTCATATACTCTGGATAAACTATTACAACTTGATGATCTATAG
- the LOC122016350 gene encoding eukaryotic translation initiation factor 4E-1-like, giving the protein MAEEADVLVAEEKGLERDGDLSEEIEEGEIKDDDANPDAAAARVGAEQPHPLEHSWTFWFDNPQSKSKHAVWGSSLRRIHTFSTVEDFWGLYNNINHPSKLITGADFHCFKDNIEPKWEDPVCANGGKWTISCARGRSDQMWLYTLLAMIGEQFDYGDEICGAVVNVRGKQEKIALWTKNAANEKAQMSIGKQWKEFLDYNDTINFLVHDDAKKLEKLAKNRYTV; this is encoded by the exons ATGGCGGAGGAGGCGGACGTGTTGGTGGCGGAGGAGAAGGGATTGGAGAGGGACGGTGATCTGTCGGAGGAGATCGAGGAAGGGGAGATCAAGGATGATGACGCGAACCCTGATGCTGCTGCTGCGAGGGTGGGAGCCGAGCAGCCCCACCCCCTCGAGCACTCCTGGACCTTCTGGTTCGACAACCCCCAATCCAAGTCGAAGCACGCTGTCTGGGGCAGTTCCCTCCGCCGGATCCATACCTTCTCCACTGTCGAAGATTTCTGGGG CCTATACAATAATATCAATCATCCAAGCAAACTGATAACGGGAGCTGATTTTCATTGCTTTAAGGACAACATTGAACCAAAATGGGAAGACCCAGTTTGTGCTAATGGAGGGAAATGGACTATTAGTTGTGCTAGAGGAAGATCAGATCAGATGTGGTTATATACT TTATTGGCAATGATCGGGGAGCAGTTTGACTATGGGGATGAAATTTGTGGAGCAGTTGTTAATGTAAGAGGGAAACAAGAAAAGATAGCTTTGTGGACCAAGAATGCTGCTAATGAAAAAGCTCAG ATGAGCATCGGGAAGCAATGGAAAGAATTTCTGGACTATAATGACACTATTAACTTTCTAGTTCAT GACGATGCAAAGAAGCTGGAGAAGCTTGCTAAGAATCGTTATACGGTGTGA
- the LOC122016347 gene encoding uncharacterized protein LOC122016347 produces the protein MVKKKPVCEEGDNECSNKKKSSCSSVPHFPCYPRPVHPSFFKIMIGDFQELLFIPPDFTHVMVDLVDKNVYLKTSLGSCFKVKLSVAAKSLAFKDGWPDFVLDHSIAAGDVLVFTYVGESLFAVDIFGINTCEKVYFGKTDGNILNKKKKEKTSTSLRRPQLVKRQKSFEAPSFKKDSLEKTDLPSTNKNVSESLGGTEVHFGKVADNLCSRKNRRKVDSSLERPLKKPHFLEASNAKKRSEQINDPTISANRSAECLVQNKNESGNSAQDIEMMDDPDYGCVAKNPDTVEKKPKFPPPRSCGSGSPRDIDVIQINKPSANMIRGEVPIEDEVRGHSFVDETNKKQISSCWDVILVTPEVDVLRPSDINEICYLGENEYDYLHEPNVMNAIASDKIDGIFLLTEDGVCHIVEDDIENGQCKTNIIEKYHVVENGNGIAGINTIAAEEVVCKFLITKDGICHIVSEDTTHGRGAATNANVTGNSMGCIDTVNIPRDASSTHESSPAVNSLAPVIQHINDQTANRIVVHTKRSRTGCSDTKPLTSLLDSFGGNHQDMPYMTTEANRSDNNLQDIPDRTVTANQSGKASDILLEVNGEEDESCLRSHDPKSAEVKPTGLDGVFSLSAPCFSLTLSSNYQFYIELPHRLPFPKGRKRSETKIVILRDPCLRLWPIMYHETDQFTGFVAGWTDFVKANNLQQGHHCNVFSVGNKYELLYHVQIAQQ, from the exons ATGGTTAAGAAGAAACCCGTCTGCGAGGAAGGTGACAATGAGTGCTCCAATAAAAAAAAGTCTTCTTGCTCTTCTGTTCCTCATTTCCCTTGCTATCCTCGTCCAGTTCACCCTTCTTTCTTCAAGATCATGATTGGGGATTTCCAAGAGTTAttg TTCATACCCCCAGACTTTACCCATGTTATGGTTGATTTAGTCGATAAGAATGTGTATCTAAAAACTTCTCTCGGAAGTTGTTTTAAAGTTAAACTCTCAGTTGCTGCTAAATCCTTGGCATTTAAAGATGGCTGGCCTGATTTTGTATTGGATCACTCTATTGCTGCTGGGGATGTTTTGGTGTTCACATATGTCGGCGAATCCTTGTTTGCTGTTGACATTTTTGGCATTAATACTTGTGAAAAGGTTTACTTTGGTAAAACAGATGGAAATATTCtcaacaaaaagaagaaagagaaaactAGCACATCTCTTCGGAGGCCACAGCTTGTCAAGCGTCAGAAATCTTTTGAAGCACCTAGTTTTAAGAAAGATTCACTAGAGAAGACTGATCTGCCGAGTACTAACAAAAATGTTTCTGAATCTCTTGGTGGAACAGAGGTTCACTTTGGCAAAGTTGCTGACAATCTCTGCTCCAGAAAGAATCGAAGGAAGGTCGATTCCTCTCTTGAAAGGCCGCTTAAGAAACCACATTTTCTTGAAGCTTCAAATGCTAAGAAAAGATCAGAGCAGATAAATGATCCTACAATTTCTGCCAATCGTTCTGCTGAGTGTCTGGTGCAGAATAAAAATGAGTCTGGAAACTCTGCCCAAGATATTGAAATGATGGATGATCCTGATTATGGTTGTGTAGCTAAAAACCCAGATACAGttgaaaagaaacctaaatttcCTCCCCCTCGTAGCTGTGGTTCTGGAAGTCCTCGAGATATTGATGTAATTCAAATAAACAAACCATCAGCCAACATGATCCGCGGAGAAGTTCCAATAGAAGATGAAGTAAGAGGACATTCTTTTGTAGATGAAACAAATAAAAAACAGATTTCTAGCTGCTGGGATGTCATCCTTGTTACTCCTGAGGTAGATGTTTTGCGTCCATCTGACATAAATGAGATATGTTATCTAGGAGAAAATGAATACGACTATCTTCATGAACCCAATGTGATGAATGCAATTGCATCTGACAAGATTGATGGCATATTTCTTCTCACAGAGGATGGTGTATGCCACATTGTAGAGGATGATATAGAAAATGGACAATGCAAAACTAACATAATCGAGAAATATCATGTAGTAGAAAATGGGAATGGTATAGCAGGGATAAATACAATTGCAGCTGAAGAGGTTGTCTGCAAATTTCTTATTACAAAGGATGGAATATGCCATATTGTAAGTGAAGATACAACACATGGTCGAGGTGCTGCCACAAATGCCAATGTAACTGGTAATAGCATGGGATGCATTGACACTGTTAACATACCTAGAGATGCCTCATCTACCCATGAAAGTTCTCCAGCAGTTAATTCCCTTGCACCTGTAATTCAACATATTAATGATCAAACGGCTAACAGAATAGTTGTGCACACAAAGAGGA GTAGAACTGGCTGTTCAGACACAAAACCACTTACTTCGTTGTTAGATAGTTTTGGAGGCAACCATCAGGATATGCCTTATATGACTACTGAAGCAAATCGGTCGGATAATAACCTTCAGGATATACCTGATAGGACTGTGACAGCTAATCAATCTG GAAAGGCATCTGATATTCTGCTAGAAGTGAATGGGGAAGAGGATGAATCTTGCCTAAGAAGCCATGATCCTAAATCTGCAGAGGTGAAACCTACAGGCTTGGATGGTGTTTTTTCATTAAGTGCTCCGTGTTTCAGCTTAACTCTATCGTCCAACTACCAGTTCTACATT GAGCTTCCTCACAGGCTGCCATTCCCAAAAGGCAGAAAAAGATCTGAAACTAAAATTGTAATTCTTCGTGATCCATGCCTCAGACTATGGCCTATTATGTACCACGAGACTGACCAATTTACCGGTTTTGTGGCCGGATGGACTGATTTTGTCAAAGCTAACAACCTACAGCAGGGACACCATTGCAATGTTTTTTCGGTAGGCAACAAGTACGAGCTTCTATATCATGTGCAGATAGCACAACAATGA